One genomic region from Dermacentor variabilis isolate Ectoservices chromosome 6, ASM5094787v1, whole genome shotgun sequence encodes:
- the LOC142585945 gene encoding cytochrome P450 2J4-like: MLGVFWRCLVTGLIAGVGALVLQYLWDILKRCLRRDLPPGPFGVPLLGYLPFMPKDGHHGVEALRQKYGNVFGVHLGCRYVVFLCDFGSIKEALSQDSLLNRPEEFPFKVNEHSQGLIVLNGPLWKEQRRFSLKLFKNLGIATQAMEKHIHEELSYLLRELESVKSGRIVPTSVLTPSTSNIISALVFGRRFEYDDPERVYLDKLIEVIPALAAQVSAINFFPWLRKLFVFFRMGACEQLRDALVRREDFADSKIDFHQDTYQDGLVRDYIDGFLSEMKQQDERSKTFTRNLLKGNVASFFGAGSETVRAAIEWLLLMSAMKPELQRRIHAEIDVVLASGENSHISWSDRCRMPYTQAFMWETMRCKPVNPLSLMRYASTDVKVGKYVIPRGSVVIGSLWSIFYDAAYWGDPEAFRPERFLADDGTRPQKPERFIPFSYGKRACPGEVIANMETFIYFTTILQHFTVEAPPDGQNLVLDEVLGISLRPKPQELLFRPREVRV, from the exons ATGCTTGGCGTTTTCTGGCGGTGCCTTGTCACGGGCCTCATCGCCGGAGTCGGTGCCCTCGTACTGCAGTACCTGTGGGACATACTGAAGAGATGCCTGAGACGAGATCTCCCGCCGGGCCCATTTGGGGTGCCGCTACTCGGCTACCTTCCATTCATGCCGAAGGATGGTCACCATGGCGTTGAGGCTCTCAGGCAGAAGTATGGCAACGTGTTCGG TGTTCACCTAGGTTGCCGGTACGTGGTGTTCCTGTGCGACTTCGGCTCAATCAAGGAGGCCTTATCGCAAGACTCCCTCCTCAACCGACCCGAAGAGTTTCCCTTCAAAGTCAACGAGCACTCGCAAG GACTGATTGTGTTGAATGGACCCCTATGGAAGGAGCAGCGCCGGTTTTCGTTGAAGCTCTTCAAGAACCTTGGCATCGCAACGCAAGCCATGGAGAAACACATACAC GAGGAGCTGTCGTACCTCCTCCGTGAGCTGGAGTCAGTCAAAAGCGGCCGCATCGTGCCCACGTCCGTGCTGACGCCCAGCACATCCAACATCATCTCGGCTCTAGTGTTCGGCCGCCGGTTCGAGTACGACGATCCCGAGCGCGTCTACCTAGACAAGCTGATCGAGGTCATCCCGGCGCTGGCAGCGCAGGTTTCGGCAATCAACTTCTTTCCCTGGCTTCGCAAGCTGTTCGTCTTCTTCCGCATGGGCGCCTGCGAGCAGCTAAGGGACGCGCTTGTCCGCAGGGAAGATTTTGCCGA CTCCAAGATCGACTTCCACCAGGACACATATCAGGACGGCTTGGTGCGGGACTACATCGACGGCTTTCTCAGCGAAATGAAGCAGCAGGATGAAAGAAGCAAGACGTTCACGC GCAATCTGCTCAAGGGCAACGTGGCGTCCTTCTTCGGTGCCGGCAGCGAGACGGTGCGCGCCGCCATCGAGTGGCTGCTGCTCATGAGCGCCATGAAACCGGAGCTGCAGCGCCGCATTCACGCCGAGATCGACGTCGTGCTTGCGAGTGGCGAAAATTCGCACATCTCCTGGAGCGACCGCTGCCGGATGCCGTACACGCAGGCCTTCATGTGGGAGACGATGCGCTGCAAGCCCGTCAACCCCCTCAGCCTTATGCGATA TGCCTCCACAGACGTGAAGGTTGGCAAGTACGTCATCCCTCGCGGCAGCGTCGTCATCGGATCGCTCTGGTCCATCTTCTACGACGCCGCCTACTGGGGCGATCCGGAAGCATTTCGACCAGAGCGCTTCCTCGCCGACGACGGCACACGGCCGCAGAAGCCGGAGCGATTCATCCCATTCTCCTACG GGAAGCGGGCGTGCCCAGGAGAAGTGATCGCCAACATGGAGACGTTTATCTACTTCACCACCATCCTCCAGCATTTCACTGTAGAGGCGCCACCAGATGGCCAAAACCTTGTGCTCGATGAAGTACTCGGCATCTCACTCCGCCCAAAGCCCCAGGAACTCCTCTTCCGACCACGGGAAGTGCGAGTCTGA